In Sporosarcina psychrophila, a genomic segment contains:
- a CDS encoding ABC transporter permease: protein MSYLTLSITLIFVIIPLLLSKTLRLDLEKDTIIATIRSIIQLLMVGYILKFVFDSENILYILLMVTLMIAAATQNTRKKGKAIKGITWKIAVTLLFVEVLTQSILLGFQIVPPTAQYIISISGMVIGNSMVLSILFLNRFTAEIETHRDETELILSLGGTPKQAIHRQLINAIKASMIPTIESQKTMGLVQLPGMMSGQIIAGADPIQAVQFQLLIIFLLLTTAAVTSVLLGFLSYPSLFNQRMQLLKDRF, encoded by the coding sequence ATGAGCTATCTTACGTTATCCATTACACTTATATTTGTAATCATACCTTTACTACTATCAAAGACTCTACGTTTAGATTTGGAAAAAGACACAATCATTGCGACAATTCGGTCCATTATCCAATTGCTTATGGTCGGCTATATTCTTAAATTTGTCTTCGATTCTGAAAACATATTGTACATTTTGTTAATGGTTACATTAATGATTGCAGCGGCAACACAAAACACCCGTAAGAAAGGAAAAGCAATCAAGGGAATCACTTGGAAAATCGCGGTCACATTACTTTTTGTAGAAGTACTAACCCAGAGTATTCTACTAGGCTTTCAAATCGTACCGCCAACCGCACAATACATCATTTCAATTAGCGGCATGGTGATTGGCAACTCAATGGTGCTATCAATCCTATTCCTTAACCGGTTCACAGCTGAGATTGAAACGCATCGTGATGAAACCGAACTCATCCTTTCTCTCGGTGGAACGCCAAAACAGGCCATTCATAGACAACTCATCAACGCAATCAAGGCAAGCATGATCCCGACAATCGAAAGTCAGAAGACAATGGGCTTGGTTCAACTTCCAGGTATGATGAGTGGTCAAATCATCGCAGGTGCGGACCCCATCCAAGCGGTTCAGTTCCAATTGCTCATCATATTCCTATTATTGACGACCGCTGCAGTGACAAGTGTATTGCTTGGCTTTTTATCATATCCAAGTCTATTCAATCAACGGATGCAGCTGCTGAAAGACAGATTTTAA
- a CDS encoding phosphate ABC transporter ATP-binding protein — protein sequence MSNFYKPALHFHDANYSIGDVHILKNITGSFPEGKITTLVGPSGAGKTTLLKLCNGLISSTSGDIFIHDKLISTYEPVELRRHVGIALQSAPMIKGTVYHNLALPMELQGKKLPEQDAIKILEDVGLDVQFLHRKTNELSGGQRQKVSIARTLINRSEILLLDEITSALDRTSLHEIEELIVKINRVYGTTIIWITHNLEQALSIGDYTWVLMNGQVIETGESDLLKSPTNEFVKQFVQGGVE from the coding sequence ATGTCCAATTTTTATAAACCCGCCCTACACTTTCATGACGCCAATTATTCCATTGGTGACGTACATATTTTAAAAAATATTACGGGCTCCTTTCCGGAAGGGAAAATCACAACGCTCGTCGGCCCTTCTGGAGCAGGAAAAACAACATTGCTTAAATTATGTAACGGGCTGATCTCATCTACTTCAGGAGATATTTTCATTCACGATAAACTCATTTCCACATATGAACCCGTTGAACTACGCCGCCATGTCGGAATCGCACTTCAAAGCGCACCAATGATTAAAGGCACCGTCTATCATAACTTAGCTCTCCCTATGGAACTTCAAGGTAAAAAATTGCCTGAACAGGATGCCATTAAAATTCTAGAAGACGTCGGATTAGATGTGCAATTTTTACATCGTAAAACCAATGAATTATCCGGTGGTCAGCGTCAAAAAGTATCCATTGCTCGCACACTAATCAACCGCTCTGAAATCCTATTACTGGATGAAATCACATCCGCCTTGGACCGAACATCTTTACATGAAATCGAAGAATTAATCGTCAAGATTAACCGGGTGTATGGCACAACCATCATCTGGATAACACATAATTTAGAACAAGCCTTATCAATTGGAGATTACACTTGGGTTCTAATGAATGGTCAAGTCATTGAAACTGGCGAAAGTGACTTATTGAAATCACCAACAAATGAATTTGTGAAGCAGTTTGTGCAAGGAGGCGTAGAATGA
- a CDS encoding PadR family transcriptional regulator translates to MIKQPESFLPLSQATYYILLSLREVRHGYAIMQDVEKISQGEVTMGPGTLYGALGKLEKQKIIQKVDIDDAERRKYNQLTPLGKEVLQLEFKRLESLVKNARSIIKEMEGEEDDC, encoded by the coding sequence ATGATAAAACAGCCAGAAAGTTTTTTACCATTGTCGCAGGCAACATATTATATTTTACTGTCCTTAAGGGAAGTACGTCATGGATATGCCATTATGCAGGACGTAGAAAAAATAAGTCAGGGGGAAGTTACAATGGGTCCCGGGACATTATATGGAGCACTAGGAAAATTAGAAAAGCAGAAAATCATTCAAAAAGTAGACATAGATGATGCAGAACGCCGCAAGTATAATCAGCTGACACCCTTAGGTAAAGAAGTGCTTCAGCTTGAGTTTAAGAGGCTTGAATCACTTGTGAAAAACGCCAGGAGCATCATAAAAGAAATGGAGGGCGAAGAAGATGACTGTTAA
- a CDS encoding DUF2812 domain-containing protein has product MTVKRFKIFLASSVDKEEQWLTDMSRQGFHFKKYGLFTYTFDENPNESYVYQIDFRDANEEYMQLCKDAGWQYVDSALKQFHYFRTEANESGVKKIYSDGESVKETFQRMMKFYLILFIIFLTSQIGLFLTWKGQLTQIIMTVIIMLVILLYLYVFISLKRKIDFY; this is encoded by the coding sequence ATGACTGTTAAAAGGTTCAAGATTTTTCTTGCTTCGAGTGTTGATAAAGAAGAGCAGTGGCTGACGGATATGTCACGCCAAGGATTTCATTTTAAAAAGTATGGATTATTTACCTATACCTTCGATGAAAATCCTAATGAATCATATGTCTATCAAATTGATTTCCGGGATGCGAATGAAGAGTATATGCAACTATGTAAAGATGCCGGTTGGCAATATGTAGACAGCGCTCTAAAGCAATTTCATTATTTTCGTACAGAAGCAAATGAGTCAGGGGTAAAAAAGATTTACTCTGATGGTGAGTCAGTAAAAGAAACGTTTCAGCGGATGATGAAATTTTATCTGATATTATTTATAATCTTTTTAACATCGCAAATTGGATTGTTTTTGACGTGGAAAGGTCAGTTGACTCAAATAATTATGACGGTTATCATTATGCTTGTTATTCTTTTGTACTTGTACGTTTTTATTTCCTTGAAGAGAAAAATTGATTTTTATTGA
- a CDS encoding DNA-3-methyladenine glycosylase family protein — protein sequence MLVNQQDHLIIAVPKEFNFKENISYMSRSNNECMFEIRDGKVIKAIPVGNEILLVEVSENTEGNLLVRFIEKYTPSNDSVRDMVVHYVRDWFDLDTDLKPYYEMAKRDPLLQQAVSEFYGLRNIGIPDLFEALCWGILGQQINLTYAYTLKRRFVETFGNSIEWEGQSYWIFPEPEYIAKLTVEDLSSLKMTVKKCEYLIGVAQLIADGSLSKAQVLETGNFKEAENMLIKIRGIGPWTANYVLMRCLRFPNAFPIADVGLHNAIKHLTGAEEKPTKEEILKLAAPWENWESYATFYLWRFLY from the coding sequence ATGCTAGTTAATCAACAAGATCATTTGATAATAGCCGTTCCGAAAGAGTTCAATTTCAAAGAAAATATCAGCTATATGTCCAGGTCAAACAATGAGTGTATGTTTGAAATCCGTGATGGTAAAGTGATCAAGGCAATTCCAGTTGGGAATGAGATTCTATTAGTCGAAGTCAGCGAAAATACAGAGGGTAACCTTCTGGTTCGGTTTATAGAAAAATATACACCGTCTAACGATAGCGTCCGGGATATGGTCGTCCATTATGTACGTGATTGGTTCGATCTCGATACTGATTTGAAACCTTATTATGAGATGGCGAAAAGGGATCCATTGCTTCAACAAGCAGTAAGTGAGTTTTACGGATTGCGAAACATCGGAATCCCTGACCTGTTTGAAGCGTTATGTTGGGGAATTCTTGGACAGCAAATCAATCTGACATACGCATATACGTTGAAAAGGCGCTTTGTGGAGACGTTCGGAAATTCGATTGAATGGGAAGGACAGTCATACTGGATATTCCCTGAACCAGAGTACATTGCGAAGCTTACAGTCGAGGATTTATCGTCATTAAAAATGACCGTAAAAAAATGTGAGTACCTGATTGGGGTTGCACAGCTTATCGCAGATGGAAGCCTATCCAAAGCTCAGGTATTGGAAACTGGGAACTTTAAGGAAGCGGAAAACATGCTTATCAAAATCCGTGGAATTGGGCCCTGGACCGCAAACTATGTCTTAATGCGCTGTTTGCGTTTCCCAAATGCATTCCCAATTGCTGACGTCGGACTTCATAACGCCATCAAACATTTGACAGGAGCAGAAGAAAAGCCGACGAAAGAAGAAATTTTAAAGCTTGCTGCACCATGGGAGAACTGGGAGTCCTATGCGACGTTTTACTTGTGGCGTTTTCTTTACTAA
- a CDS encoding methylated-DNA--[protein]-cysteine S-methyltransferase: MEKNSKNNVYWTLLNHSQWNMYIAATTEGLCYIGTPNAPFGELEAWVNKRLPSHVLIEEADILQPHAVELMGYLKERRRDFALPIDLHGTPFQQIVWKALQEIPYGRTVSYSEIAERIEKPNAVRAVGTAIGANPVLIIVPCHRVIAKSGKLGGFRAGLEMKEQLLELER, translated from the coding sequence GTGGAGAAGAACAGTAAAAATAACGTGTATTGGACATTACTTAATCACTCACAATGGAATATGTATATAGCTGCGACGACAGAGGGGCTTTGCTATATAGGTACCCCGAATGCACCATTCGGAGAACTGGAAGCGTGGGTGAACAAACGGCTTCCAAGTCATGTTCTGATAGAAGAAGCGGATATCTTACAGCCACACGCAGTTGAGTTAATGGGTTATTTGAAAGAGCGACGCAGGGATTTTGCATTGCCAATCGATCTTCACGGTACTCCTTTTCAACAAATTGTCTGGAAGGCCTTGCAAGAAATTCCGTACGGACGGACTGTTTCATATTCGGAAATTGCAGAACGGATTGAAAAGCCGAATGCGGTACGAGCTGTTGGAACCGCTATTGGTGCCAATCCGGTCTTAATTATTGTTCCTTGTCATCGTGTCATTGCGAAAAGTGGTAAGTTAGGTGGTTTCAGGGCCGGTTTAGAGATGAAAGAGCAACTTCTAGAACTGGAAAGATAG
- a CDS encoding AI-2E family transporter: protein MNGLLDIFEKKGPRRILIFALIILILYSVKSMMNIILLTFIFAFLLDRLIEFTLKRVHFNRKLLVILLYTVIVGLLTVGVVKYLPIITMEISQIIVRITNFYSTPHDSVLLTYLESVISSNQIAAYLENGFSFLLKYFSDISKTSIQVILALVLSLFFLLEKPRLIEFTNKFKDSKIAPFYFEIEFFGKKFTRTFGKVIEAQFIIAIVNTILSVIVLLILGFPQIIGLGIMIFFLGLIPVAGVIISLVPLTIIAFTIGGFLKVVYVLIAVMIIHGIEAYILNPKLMSSKTDLPVFYTFIVLIFSQNFFGVWGLIIGIPVFVFLLDILDVTNKEPANHIPVPKSKKTR, encoded by the coding sequence ATGAATGGGTTATTAGACATTTTCGAGAAAAAGGGACCACGGCGTATTCTTATTTTCGCTTTGATTATTTTAATTCTTTACAGCGTCAAAAGTATGATGAATATTATATTGCTTACCTTCATTTTCGCTTTTTTGTTGGATCGACTTATTGAGTTTACGCTCAAACGTGTACATTTTAACCGCAAGCTGCTAGTCATTCTCCTGTATACAGTGATTGTTGGCTTACTGACAGTTGGTGTTGTTAAGTATTTGCCTATAATCACAATGGAAATCAGTCAAATTATTGTAAGAATTACAAACTTCTATTCCACACCTCATGATAGTGTACTGCTCACCTACTTAGAATCCGTCATCTCTAGTAATCAAATTGCAGCCTATTTGGAAAATGGTTTTTCATTTTTGTTAAAATATTTCTCTGATATTAGTAAAACAAGTATTCAAGTCATACTTGCCCTCGTATTAAGCTTATTTTTCCTGCTAGAAAAACCACGGTTAATAGAGTTTACAAACAAATTTAAAGATAGTAAGATTGCTCCCTTTTACTTCGAAATTGAGTTCTTTGGTAAAAAGTTCACGCGTACATTCGGAAAAGTGATTGAAGCCCAATTTATCATTGCAATTGTTAATACAATATTGTCCGTGATCGTATTACTCATACTCGGATTCCCACAAATAATCGGTTTGGGAATTATGATTTTCTTTTTAGGACTCATTCCCGTTGCCGGGGTCATCATTTCACTTGTCCCTCTGACGATAATTGCTTTTACAATCGGAGGATTCCTGAAAGTTGTTTATGTTCTCATTGCAGTTATGATTATTCATGGCATTGAAGCATATATCTTAAATCCAAAACTGATGTCCTCCAAAACAGATTTACCCGTTTTTTACACGTTTATCGTACTGATTTTCTCACAAAACTTCTTTGGCGTCTGGGGACTCATTATCGGTATTCCCGTGTTTGTCTTCCTACTTGATATACTTGATGTCACGAATAAAGAACCTGCGAATCACATACCTGTTCCAAAAAGCAAAAAGACAAGGTGA
- a CDS encoding ABC transporter ATP-binding protein: METVLKVSDLRVSFLGHDKEFEAVRGVSFEVKKGESLGIVGESGSGKSVTARSIMRLLPSPPSYLKDGEIEFQGEDLVQKTEKEMESIRGRDISMIFQDPMTSLNPTIQIGKQIAESLIKHQNLSKRDAKNRTIELLKLVGIRNSEDRFSQYPHEFSGGMRQRVMIAIALACRPTLLIADEPTTALDVTIQAQILNLMKDMQQRFGTSIILITHDLGVVAGMCDRVAVMKDGEIVETGTTEEIFDNPKHSYTKKLLNALPRLDEKKKPKRTPLRTIGIEKGKPLLEVKSLKQHFDVGKGNIVKAVDDISFHIKPGETLGLVGESGSGKSTTGRAILRLHEPTDGDVLYQGMAINRLSKNEMKTMRRHMQMIFQDPYSSLNPRFKVLDIIGQALDIHRLSKNKEERKKRVEELLVMVGLEPSHAMRYPHEFSGGQRQRIGIARALAVEPDFIVCDEPLSALDVSIQSQIVELLEDLQHRLGLTYLFIAHDLSMVKHISDRVAVMYAGKIVELAESEELYSNPQHPYTKSLLSAIPIPDPKIESKKKRTLMEDQIEEDKYQLLQSELIEVSKGHWVAIPIN, encoded by the coding sequence TTGGAAACAGTATTAAAGGTAAGTGATCTACGCGTCTCGTTTTTGGGCCACGACAAGGAATTTGAAGCAGTCCGTGGTGTCAGTTTTGAAGTGAAGAAAGGTGAGTCACTTGGTATTGTAGGTGAATCAGGAAGTGGAAAAAGCGTGACAGCCCGCTCAATTATGCGCCTCCTCCCCTCTCCCCCTTCTTATCTGAAAGATGGAGAGATTGAATTTCAAGGTGAAGATCTCGTGCAAAAAACGGAAAAAGAGATGGAGAGTATCCGCGGTCGTGATATAAGCATGATTTTTCAAGATCCGATGACTTCATTAAATCCAACAATTCAAATCGGTAAACAAATTGCGGAAAGTTTAATTAAACATCAGAACTTATCTAAAAGAGATGCGAAAAACCGTACCATTGAACTTTTGAAACTTGTAGGTATCCGTAATAGTGAAGATCGTTTTAGCCAATATCCGCATGAGTTTTCAGGTGGAATGCGGCAGCGCGTCATGATTGCGATTGCACTCGCTTGCCGTCCGACCCTATTGATTGCGGATGAACCCACGACTGCACTTGATGTGACAATACAAGCCCAAATCTTAAATTTGATGAAAGATATGCAGCAACGTTTTGGAACATCCATCATACTGATTACCCATGACCTAGGCGTTGTTGCCGGCATGTGTGATCGTGTTGCTGTTATGAAAGACGGGGAAATTGTGGAGACCGGAACGACGGAAGAAATTTTTGATAACCCAAAACATTCCTATACAAAGAAACTGCTCAATGCCCTTCCTCGCCTTGACGAGAAAAAGAAGCCTAAACGCACTCCTTTACGTACCATTGGTATAGAAAAAGGGAAACCCCTGCTAGAAGTGAAATCACTAAAGCAGCATTTCGACGTTGGGAAAGGCAATATAGTGAAAGCCGTGGACGATATCAGTTTTCATATCAAACCCGGAGAGACGCTCGGTCTTGTTGGCGAGTCGGGATCAGGTAAGTCAACGACCGGCCGCGCCATTTTGCGCCTTCACGAACCGACAGACGGAGATGTCTTGTATCAAGGGATGGCCATTAACCGGCTTTCGAAAAATGAAATGAAAACGATGCGGCGCCATATGCAGATGATCTTTCAGGATCCGTACTCTTCACTTAATCCACGCTTTAAAGTGCTTGATATTATCGGTCAAGCATTAGACATTCATCGGTTGAGTAAAAATAAAGAGGAACGAAAAAAGAGGGTAGAAGAGTTGCTTGTTATGGTCGGACTCGAACCTTCCCATGCAATGCGCTATCCACATGAATTTTCCGGTGGACAGCGCCAAAGAATTGGTATTGCACGTGCACTTGCCGTAGAACCTGACTTCATAGTATGCGACGAACCGTTATCCGCACTCGATGTTTCTATCCAGTCGCAAATTGTGGAATTACTGGAAGATCTTCAGCATCGGCTTGGACTCACCTATCTGTTCATTGCGCACGACTTGTCTATGGTTAAGCACATTAGTGACCGGGTCGCAGTTATGTATGCGGGGAAAATTGTTGAGCTTGCCGAAAGCGAAGAGTTGTACTCTAACCCACAGCATCCCTATACAAAATCGTTACTCTCAGCGATTCCAATTCCTGACCCTAAAATAGAATCGAAGAAAAAACGAACGTTAATGGAAGATCAAATTGAGGAGGATAAATATCAACTATTGCAATCTGAGCTAATCGAGGTTTCAAAAGGACATTGGGTAGCCATCCCTATCAATTAA
- a CDS encoding ABC transporter permease: MRVNKEATSYFRLSDVLRYTFGKMGRRPTYKYLLLILGLPVHVIVFLFYLSKRGDNKYSSIYEEVRASLTSTGYKEAAMLDFKEQLLRKQSFFNKEVNEREIDRQVEELAEEQFRKTLTKKTNQLAEQKGVQQVTYSTYFQSLLGKPLFLLASFIPGIFMYLLILLFSNPYIKFIVERLIMSIFVIAGVAVLVFTILYLSPFDPAANILGEAATKEQIASFNKLHGLDLSYLSQLWNALKGIATFDLGASYAGNEDVAASIANKFPITLTIAVLSLLMAVVIAIPVGIISATRPNSFLDYSFMFIALIGLSIPNFWQGLLFILNFSIKFQWLPATYSPQNWLSIIMPVVVLGTALTASVARMTRSSMLEIINEDYIITAKAKGLNRLQVLWKHAIGNAMIPIITVIGLLFGGMLGGAAVTEKVFNISGIGSYIVDKQFIPDIPAIMGGVIYIAITISLVNVLIDILYAFFDPRIRSKMKQS; this comes from the coding sequence ATGCGAGTGAATAAAGAAGCGACATCCTATTTTAGATTATCAGATGTTCTCCGATATACGTTTGGCAAAATGGGAAGACGACCGACTTATAAGTATTTGCTACTAATTTTAGGTTTGCCGGTTCATGTTATTGTATTTCTATTCTATCTGTCGAAAAGAGGAGACAATAAATACTCTTCAATTTATGAAGAGGTAAGGGCATCATTGACATCAACAGGTTATAAAGAGGCGGCGATGCTTGATTTTAAAGAACAATTACTACGGAAACAATCATTCTTCAATAAAGAAGTAAATGAGCGAGAAATAGATAGGCAAGTGGAGGAGCTTGCCGAAGAACAATTTAGAAAAACGCTAACGAAAAAAACAAATCAGCTAGCGGAACAGAAAGGTGTTCAACAAGTTACGTATTCAACTTACTTTCAATCATTGCTTGGAAAACCGTTGTTCTTGCTTGCTTCATTCATTCCAGGCATCTTTATGTATCTACTTATTCTTTTGTTCAGCAATCCGTACATCAAGTTTATAGTTGAACGATTGATTATGAGTATCTTTGTTATTGCTGGCGTTGCAGTTCTTGTGTTCACGATACTTTACTTATCGCCGTTTGATCCTGCCGCGAATATTCTTGGCGAGGCGGCGACGAAGGAACAAATCGCATCATTCAATAAATTACATGGTTTGGATTTATCATATCTTTCACAATTATGGAATGCGCTAAAAGGAATCGCGACGTTTGATTTGGGTGCTTCTTATGCTGGCAATGAGGATGTCGCAGCAAGTATAGCGAATAAATTCCCAATCACATTAACGATTGCGGTTTTATCATTACTGATGGCAGTTGTCATCGCTATCCCGGTAGGCATCATTTCTGCGACAAGGCCGAATTCATTTTTGGACTATTCATTCATGTTTATTGCATTGATTGGATTATCGATTCCGAACTTTTGGCAAGGATTACTATTTATTTTGAACTTCTCTATTAAATTCCAATGGTTACCGGCCACATATAGTCCTCAAAACTGGCTTTCTATCATCATGCCTGTTGTTGTGCTTGGAACTGCATTGACTGCATCTGTCGCGAGGATGACACGTTCTTCGATGTTGGAAATCATCAATGAGGACTACATCATTACCGCTAAAGCGAAGGGCCTCAATCGGCTTCAAGTACTTTGGAAACATGCGATTGGCAATGCAATGATACCAATTATTACAGTCATTGGTCTGCTATTCGGGGGAATGCTCGGGGGAGCGGCGGTGACTGAGAAAGTATTTAACATTAGCGGAATCGGAAGTTACATCGTAGACAAGCAGTTCATTCCCGATATTCCCGCTATTATGGGTGGAGTTATCTATATTGCAATAACGATTTCATTAGTCAATGTGCTCATCGACATTTTGTATGCGTTTTTCGATCCTCGCATCCGTTCGAAGATGAAGCAATCGTAG
- a CDS encoding ABC transporter permease, whose protein sequence is MKVNLNKKHALKLSREYTQANFTWIISLILTVVLLLNSFNFKEGELKSSVFSLFAAYALFTIFQMILTWMVKRDLLTIGEIRSSTRKLGYIQLFSIMTGNIFTVAFAFNLIKKKKTPEYTFAVYMLLTQVFIIAISSLNLFKSYVADSFLTAMIILLGIMIFQVVTLVLTAKYVEEESAPAWMMIVAILLLFTALTGNIFSLLLGYSLILKVRSHDQSRISKWNTMWEKITRNSTAILGLFFITLMFSISVCSVFTFDYDMAVENDYSAILQKPSLVYPFGTDNFGRDLFSRIIFGARISLLVGFASTAIPVVIGGFLGALAGYYSQRTDNIIMRLLDVLYAVPGILLAIAIVAAFGANTTNLILALSVGSIPTYARTMRANVMMVSNYEFVDSARALGSSDFSIIFRQIVPNSLAPMIVKATLTIGGAVIATSSLSFLGLGVEPHIPEWGNILKIGSTYLESHSYLAIIPGLAIILLVLSFNFLGDGLRDAFDPRMD, encoded by the coding sequence GTGAAGGTGAATCTAAATAAAAAACATGCATTGAAATTATCGAGGGAATATACACAAGCAAATTTCACATGGATTATTTCTTTAATCCTGACAGTCGTCTTGCTACTGAACAGTTTCAATTTCAAAGAAGGGGAGTTGAAAAGTTCGGTCTTCAGCTTATTTGCGGCCTATGCGTTGTTCACTATCTTTCAAATGATTCTTACGTGGATGGTGAAGCGAGACCTTCTGACAATAGGTGAAATTCGAAGTTCGACAAGAAAGCTCGGCTACATACAGCTGTTTAGTATAATGACGGGTAATATTTTCACTGTAGCATTTGCATTTAATCTTATTAAAAAGAAGAAGACACCTGAATATACGTTTGCCGTTTATATGCTGCTTACTCAGGTTTTTATCATCGCGATATCATCACTTAATTTATTCAAATCATATGTGGCGGATTCATTTTTAACGGCAATGATTATCTTGCTAGGAATAATGATTTTTCAAGTCGTGACACTTGTTCTCACAGCGAAATATGTTGAGGAAGAAAGTGCGCCAGCTTGGATGATGATTGTTGCCATATTACTTCTGTTTACCGCATTGACGGGTAATATTTTTTCACTATTGCTTGGCTATAGCTTGATTTTAAAGGTTCGCAGTCATGATCAGTCTAGGATTTCGAAGTGGAATACGATGTGGGAGAAGATTACCCGTAATTCAACGGCGATACTTGGTTTGTTTTTCATCACTCTCATGTTTTCCATATCCGTTTGCAGTGTATTTACGTTTGACTACGATATGGCAGTTGAAAATGATTATAGTGCAATACTTCAAAAACCGAGCCTTGTCTATCCGTTTGGCACTGATAATTTCGGACGGGATTTGTTTTCAAGAATCATCTTTGGTGCAAGAATTTCGCTTCTTGTAGGGTTTGCTTCAACGGCCATACCGGTAGTTATTGGCGGATTCCTAGGAGCATTAGCCGGGTATTACAGTCAGCGGACGGACAATATCATTATGCGACTGCTTGATGTACTATATGCTGTTCCTGGAATTTTATTGGCAATTGCTATCGTTGCGGCATTTGGAGCAAATACGACGAATCTTATTTTAGCGCTTAGTGTGGGGTCCATCCCAACCTATGCCCGAACGATGCGTGCGAATGTCATGATGGTGTCGAACTATGAATTTGTCGATTCAGCACGTGCGCTCGGTTCATCGGACTTCTCTATTATTTTTAGACAGATAGTGCCGAATTCGCTCGCGCCGATGATTGTCAAGGCGACACTGACAATCGGGGGCGCTGTCATCGCGACGAGTAGCTTAAGTTTCTTAGGACTCGGTGTGGAACCGCATATTCCAGAATGGGGAAATATTTTAAAAATCGGTAGCACATACTTGGAATCGCATTCCTATTTAGCCATTATCCCGGGGCTTGCGATTATCTTACTTGTATTATCGTTTAACTTTTTGGGAGATGGATTGCGTGATGCATTTGATCCAAGAATGGATTGA